The Terriglobus tenax genome contains a region encoding:
- the galU gene encoding UTP--glucose-1-phosphate uridylyltransferase GalU, producing MATMKVRKAVFPAAGMGTRFLPATKVTPKEMLTLVDKPLIQYGVEEAVAAGCEEIILVTSRGKSIMEDHFDKSAELEASLEAKGKTALLEIARAVSKLAKINSTRQAEALGLGHAVLQAKSLVGNEPFAVILPDDIVDAQVPCMKQMVEAFNETQASILGSEIVEGDAISAYGCLACTPDPKNPKLLAVSDMVEKPKPGTQPSQNAIIGRYILTPRIFDMLETITPGAGGELQLTDGIKALMQYEKVYGFTYEGKRHDAGDKLGFLKATVEFALKNEQLGDKFRAWLKEFPL from the coding sequence ATGGCAACCATGAAAGTTCGCAAAGCTGTTTTTCCCGCTGCCGGTATGGGCACTCGCTTTTTGCCCGCCACCAAGGTCACTCCGAAGGAGATGCTGACGCTGGTCGACAAGCCGCTGATCCAGTACGGCGTGGAAGAAGCCGTCGCCGCCGGATGCGAGGAGATCATCCTTGTGACCAGCCGCGGTAAGTCGATCATGGAAGATCACTTTGACAAGTCCGCCGAGTTGGAAGCCTCGCTGGAAGCCAAGGGCAAGACCGCCCTCCTGGAGATTGCACGCGCCGTCTCAAAGCTTGCGAAGATCAACTCCACCCGCCAGGCGGAAGCTCTCGGCCTTGGCCACGCCGTGCTGCAGGCCAAGTCGCTGGTCGGCAATGAACCCTTCGCCGTCATCCTTCCGGACGATATCGTGGATGCCCAGGTTCCCTGCATGAAGCAGATGGTCGAAGCCTTCAACGAGACCCAGGCCTCCATCCTCGGTTCGGAGATCGTCGAAGGCGATGCCATCTCCGCCTACGGTTGCCTGGCCTGCACTCCCGATCCCAAAAACCCCAAGCTGCTGGCCGTCAGCGACATGGTCGAGAAGCCGAAGCCGGGCACGCAGCCCAGCCAGAACGCCATCATCGGCCGCTACATCCTTACGCCGCGCATCTTCGACATGCTGGAGACCATCACCCCCGGCGCCGGCGGCGAACTGCAACTGACTGATGGCATCAAGGCTCTGATGCAGTATGAGAAGGTCTACGGCTTTACCTACGAAGGCAAGCGTCACGACGCCGGCGACAAACTCGGCTTCCTGAAGGCCACCGTTGAGTTCGCCCTGAAGAACGAACAGCTCGGCGACAAGTTCCGCGCCTGGCTGAAGGAATTCCCGCTGTAA
- the bla gene encoding subclass B3 metallo-beta-lactamase gives MIRRCALLAVLFSAAFTAHAKVYPNFPPHKVAGNLYSVGDSFEDAYLVVTPKGNILINVGDSDEINMVKQNIAALGFKYADTKILLSSQAHFDHVGAAEQVRKETGATFEVMDGDVELAESGGKIGVAYTEQQYWFPPAHVDKTLHDGDVVELGGVKVVAHKTAGHTKGTTTFTMTVTDAGKSYHVVIVGAGGIGYGDAGYELKGNKKYPQIVEDQRHAYAVLKSLPCDIFLGAHGKYYGLEEKYPRMKVEGVKAWVDPAGYKKYVAEKSAELEAEVKKEQAAK, from the coding sequence ATGATCCGTCGCTGCGCCCTGCTCGCGGTACTGTTTTCTGCCGCCTTTACAGCCCATGCCAAGGTGTACCCAAACTTCCCCCCGCACAAGGTTGCGGGGAACCTGTATTCCGTGGGCGACAGCTTCGAAGATGCCTACCTGGTGGTGACGCCGAAGGGCAATATCCTGATCAACGTCGGCGACTCGGACGAGATCAACATGGTTAAGCAGAACATCGCCGCACTTGGCTTTAAGTATGCGGACACGAAGATTCTGCTGAGCAGCCAGGCGCACTTTGACCACGTGGGCGCAGCCGAGCAGGTGCGCAAAGAGACGGGCGCGACGTTCGAAGTGATGGACGGAGATGTGGAGCTGGCTGAGTCCGGCGGCAAGATTGGCGTGGCTTACACGGAGCAGCAGTATTGGTTTCCGCCGGCGCACGTGGATAAAACGCTGCATGACGGCGATGTGGTGGAGCTGGGCGGCGTGAAGGTTGTAGCGCACAAGACTGCCGGACATACCAAGGGAACGACGACCTTCACCATGACGGTGACGGACGCGGGCAAGAGCTACCATGTGGTGATTGTCGGCGCGGGCGGCATTGGCTATGGCGATGCCGGGTATGAGCTGAAGGGGAACAAGAAGTATCCGCAGATTGTGGAAGACCAGCGCCATGCGTATGCGGTGCTGAAGTCGCTGCCGTGCGATATCTTCCTGGGCGCACATGGCAAGTACTACGGTCTGGAAGAGAAGTATCCGCGGATGAAGGTTGAGGGTGTGAAGGCCTGGGTCGATCCGGCTGGATACAAGAAATATGTGGCGGAGAAGAGCGCGGAGCTTGAAGCGGAAGTAAAGAAGGAACAGGCTGCGAAGTAG
- a CDS encoding glutathionylspermidine synthase family protein: MKRQRLYPRSNWQQLVEEQGLTFHTLENGQPYWDESVCYEFSSAEVDMLESSANEMQQMCLAAAQHVIDNRRYDELEIDPAAVPMIEWAWENEPPAVYGRFDFSYDGVTPPKLLEYNADTPTSLLEAAVIQWNWMEQVKPGTDQFNSIHDRLIAKWKDVAPYLSKPVYFCSVDSPEDLLTATYLRDTAEQAGIPTQQLLMEEIGWDNDRQAFVDLENRRMDSIFKLYPWETMVEEEFGASALETYREVKWIEPIWKMLLSNKGILPILWELYPDHPNLLPAYFADLSVPPAPGTVRKPMHSREGANITMVRADGSVYATEGDYTDRLCVDQALAPPAVFDGQYPVLGLWMIDQECGGMGIRESAEPVTGNLSRFVPHFFQ, from the coding sequence ATGAAGCGTCAACGTCTGTATCCGCGCAGCAACTGGCAGCAGCTTGTCGAAGAGCAAGGCCTTACCTTTCACACGTTGGAGAACGGCCAGCCCTACTGGGATGAGTCGGTCTGCTATGAGTTCTCGTCGGCCGAGGTGGACATGCTGGAGTCCTCCGCCAACGAGATGCAGCAGATGTGCCTGGCCGCTGCGCAGCATGTCATCGACAACCGGCGCTACGACGAACTGGAGATTGATCCGGCGGCGGTGCCGATGATTGAGTGGGCCTGGGAGAACGAACCGCCTGCCGTGTATGGCCGCTTCGACTTCAGCTATGACGGCGTTACGCCTCCGAAGCTGCTGGAGTACAACGCGGACACGCCGACCTCGCTGCTGGAGGCCGCTGTGATCCAGTGGAACTGGATGGAGCAGGTGAAGCCCGGCACCGACCAGTTCAACTCGATCCATGACCGGCTGATCGCCAAGTGGAAGGATGTTGCGCCGTACCTGTCAAAGCCGGTGTACTTTTGCAGCGTAGACTCGCCGGAAGATCTGCTGACGGCCACCTACCTGCGCGATACGGCAGAGCAGGCGGGCATTCCCACGCAGCAGTTGCTGATGGAGGAGATTGGCTGGGACAACGATCGGCAGGCCTTTGTCGACCTGGAGAACCGCCGCATGGACTCCATTTTCAAGCTGTATCCATGGGAGACGATGGTGGAGGAGGAGTTCGGAGCCTCCGCGCTCGAGACCTACCGCGAGGTGAAGTGGATTGAGCCTATCTGGAAGATGCTGCTCTCGAACAAGGGCATCCTGCCTATCCTGTGGGAGCTTTATCCGGACCATCCGAATCTGTTGCCTGCGTACTTTGCTGACCTGAGCGTGCCGCCTGCGCCGGGAACGGTGCGCAAGCCCATGCACTCGCGCGAGGGCGCGAACATTACGATGGTGCGTGCGGACGGCTCTGTCTACGCGACCGAAGGGGATTACACGGATCGGTTGTGCGTGGACCAGGCGCTGGCTCCTCCGGCGGTGTTTGACGGGCAGTACCCGGTGCTGGGGTTGTGGATGATTGACCAGGAGTGCGGCGGCATGGGTATTCGCGAGTCTGCGGAGCCGGTGACGGGAAACCTTAGCCGTTTTGTGCCGCACTTCTTCCAGTAG
- a CDS encoding pyridoxal-phosphate-dependent aminotransferase family protein has product MIRKTRLFTPGPTPLLPAAQFAMAAADIHHRTPEFRALFTKVLSQLKDFVGTSNDVIILSSSGSGAMEASVSNLTSPGDRVLVLTAGKFGERWTGIAKAFGLQAEVISRPYGSTFSLDEVKAALTPEIKAVFVQATESSTGVRHDIKGIAEVLKAAGSDALLIVDAITGLGTTHLDMDAWGVDVLIGGSQKAVMMPPGLAYLAVSEKAWARMETSKSPRYYFDLRKERKNAAKGESAYTPPVSLIAALGASLDYIAGQGGGDLKAGRAALVDNAETCAAMTRAAATAMGLKLFAPVGYEAAAATAILPPEGVDSGVIVKGLKSKFAAIVTDGQGEMKGSLFRIAHIGFFDYLDTIAIIGALEQVAIANNILPGLEFGKGLIAAQKVFAEHVK; this is encoded by the coding sequence ATGATCCGTAAAACCCGCCTCTTCACGCCCGGTCCGACCCCTCTGCTTCCGGCAGCGCAATTCGCCATGGCAGCTGCGGATATTCATCACCGCACGCCTGAGTTCCGCGCCCTGTTTACCAAGGTGCTTTCGCAGTTGAAGGATTTCGTCGGCACCTCCAACGACGTCATCATCCTGTCTTCGTCCGGCTCCGGCGCCATGGAGGCTTCGGTCTCCAACCTGACCTCGCCGGGAGACCGTGTTCTGGTACTGACCGCCGGTAAGTTCGGCGAGCGCTGGACAGGTATTGCCAAGGCCTTTGGCCTGCAGGCTGAGGTGATCAGCCGCCCTTACGGCAGCACCTTCTCGCTGGATGAGGTGAAGGCCGCGCTGACGCCGGAGATCAAGGCTGTGTTCGTGCAGGCCACCGAGTCTTCGACCGGCGTGCGCCACGACATCAAGGGCATTGCCGAGGTGCTGAAGGCTGCTGGCTCCGACGCTCTGCTGATCGTCGATGCGATCACCGGTCTGGGCACCACGCATCTTGATATGGATGCCTGGGGCGTGGATGTGCTGATTGGCGGTTCGCAGAAGGCCGTGATGATGCCTCCGGGACTTGCCTACCTGGCCGTGAGCGAGAAGGCATGGGCGCGTATGGAGACCAGCAAGAGTCCACGCTATTACTTTGACCTCCGCAAGGAGCGCAAGAACGCCGCCAAGGGCGAGTCCGCTTACACCCCGCCGGTATCTCTGATTGCCGCGCTGGGTGCTTCGCTGGACTACATTGCCGGACAGGGCGGTGGCGATCTGAAGGCCGGCCGTGCTGCGCTGGTGGACAACGCCGAGACCTGTGCCGCGATGACTCGCGCTGCAGCGACGGCGATGGGACTGAAGCTGTTTGCTCCGGTGGGCTATGAAGCTGCCGCCGCGACGGCGATCCTGCCGCCTGAGGGCGTCGATTCCGGCGTGATCGTGAAGGGTCTGAAGTCGAAGTTCGCGGCCATTGTCACCGACGGCCAGGGCGAGATGAAGGGATCGTTGTTTCGCATCGCGCACATCGGCTTCTTCGACTACCTGGACACCATCGCCATCATCGGCGCCCTGGAGCAGGTGGCGATCGCCAACAACATCCTGCCGGGTCTGGAGTTCGGCAAGGGGTTGATTGCCGCGCAGAAGGTATTTGCCGAGCACGTGAAGTAG
- a CDS encoding GatB/YqeY domain-containing protein produces the protein MPIGEQIGKDIITAMKAKEELRLTTLRMAKSAMKSKEIDKRQPLTEAEEQQILTTLIKQRKDSAEQFTKGGREELAKKELEEITILEAYLPKQSSDEEILSVVQGAIATLAESGTKPTPRDMGAAMKIVQQRLAASGLHADNKRVSEMIKAELAK, from the coding sequence ATGCCCATTGGAGAGCAGATCGGAAAAGACATCATCACGGCCATGAAGGCGAAAGAGGAGCTGCGCCTCACCACCCTGCGCATGGCCAAGTCCGCAATGAAGAGCAAGGAGATCGACAAGCGCCAGCCCCTGACCGAGGCCGAGGAGCAGCAGATCCTGACGACGCTGATCAAGCAGCGCAAGGACTCCGCCGAACAGTTCACCAAGGGTGGCCGCGAAGAACTGGCGAAGAAGGAGCTGGAGGAGATCACTATCCTGGAGGCCTACCTGCCCAAGCAGTCCTCCGACGAGGAGATCCTCTCTGTGGTGCAGGGCGCAATCGCCACGCTGGCCGAGAGCGGCACCAAACCCACCCCCAGGGACATGGGCGCAGCCATGAAGATCGTTCAGCAGCGTCTTGCAGCCAGCGGCCTGCACGCGGACAACAAGCGCGTCTCCGAGATGATCAAGGCGGAGCTGGCGAAGTAA
- a CDS encoding ribonuclease HI family protein, whose product MRESTGLFAEQSTKETGWVTAFCDGGARGNPGPSGFGAVLYAPDGTILAELSEFLGFRTNNYAEYSGLLAVLEYAIKHEITHLKVTSDSELMVKQIQGKYKVNSPDLKPLWEEAKRRIRHLKGFEITHALRAKNKIADQLANEAMDRGMKRENKPGAPAPAPLKAIPYPVKSVAPPNPNGNPMLRGFVRDGVVHVLGGVTLPEGAFVKIIKE is encoded by the coding sequence ATGCGCGAATCAACAGGCCTCTTTGCAGAACAATCCACAAAAGAAACCGGCTGGGTCACGGCCTTCTGTGATGGCGGTGCACGCGGCAATCCGGGCCCCTCGGGCTTCGGAGCCGTGCTCTATGCGCCGGACGGCACCATCCTTGCGGAGCTGAGCGAGTTCCTCGGCTTCCGCACCAACAACTATGCCGAGTACTCCGGCCTGCTGGCCGTGCTGGAATACGCCATCAAGCACGAGATCACGCACCTGAAGGTAACGTCTGACTCGGAGCTGATGGTCAAGCAGATCCAGGGCAAGTACAAGGTCAACTCCCCCGACCTGAAGCCCCTGTGGGAAGAGGCGAAACGCCGCATCCGCCATCTGAAAGGCTTTGAGATCACCCACGCCCTGCGCGCAAAGAACAAGATCGCCGACCAGTTGGCGAACGAAGCCATGGACCGCGGCATGAAGCGCGAAAACAAGCCCGGCGCTCCCGCTCCTGCGCCGCTGAAGGCGATTCCCTACCCGGTCAAGTCCGTAGCCCCGCCCAATCCCAACGGAAACCCCATGCTGCGCGGCTTCGTGCGCGACGGCGTCGTCCATGTCCTGGGCGGCGTAACTCTGCCTGAAGGCGCATTCGTCAAAATCATCAAAGAGTAA
- the sthA gene encoding Si-specific NAD(P)(+) transhydrogenase — protein MSSVYDLIVIGSGPAGQRAAIHGAKIGKKVALVENREVVGGACINTGTIPSKTMREAVLHLSGYNYRSIYGMNYRVKERITMADLAFRVQHVIKTEIDVTTAQLSRNNVEVLTGTASFEDPTHIRVTNSRGSTVYEAGATLIATGTKPASSPKVPINGTTIINSDQVLDLKTLPKTMIIVGGGVIGVEYTCMFAALGVRCTLIERRPRLLEFADQEIVESLSYHLRDSRVTMRLNEEVESVESMEDGTVVANLESKKKVTGDTLLYAVGRQGNVDELNLASIGVESDNRGRIPVDKDFRTKCPNVFAAGDVIGFPSLASVSMEQGRVASARAFGDETILSNPSYYPYGIYTIPEISFIGKTEEQLTEEDVPYEVGVAYYREIARGQIRGDTTGRLKLIFHRENHSLLGVHIIGEGASELLHIGQAVMALGGTIEYFVDTVFNYPTLAECYKVAAFNGLNRVSKFD, from the coding sequence ATGAGCAGTGTTTACGATCTGATCGTTATCGGTTCCGGCCCAGCCGGTCAGCGCGCCGCAATTCACGGCGCGAAGATTGGCAAGAAGGTCGCATTGGTAGAGAACCGCGAGGTCGTTGGTGGAGCCTGTATCAATACCGGCACCATCCCCTCCAAGACCATGCGTGAGGCTGTGCTGCACCTTTCCGGCTACAACTATCGCTCTATCTACGGCATGAACTACCGTGTGAAAGAGCGCATCACGATGGCCGACCTGGCCTTCCGTGTGCAGCACGTTATCAAGACCGAGATTGATGTCACCACGGCGCAGCTTTCCCGCAATAACGTGGAAGTGCTGACCGGTACGGCGAGTTTTGAGGATCCGACCCACATCCGTGTGACCAACTCCCGCGGGTCGACGGTGTATGAAGCGGGCGCGACGCTGATTGCGACCGGAACGAAGCCGGCCAGCTCGCCCAAGGTGCCCATCAACGGCACCACCATCATCAACTCTGACCAGGTGCTGGATCTGAAGACCCTGCCGAAGACCATGATCATTGTGGGCGGCGGCGTTATCGGTGTGGAATACACCTGCATGTTTGCCGCTCTTGGCGTGCGCTGCACGCTGATTGAGCGCCGTCCGCGCCTGCTGGAGTTTGCCGACCAGGAGATTGTGGAATCGCTGAGCTACCACCTGCGCGACTCGCGCGTGACCATGCGCCTGAACGAAGAGGTGGAGTCGGTGGAGTCCATGGAAGACGGCACCGTGGTGGCCAACCTCGAGTCGAAGAAGAAGGTAACCGGTGACACGCTGCTGTACGCTGTGGGCCGCCAGGGCAATGTGGATGAGCTGAACCTCGCCTCCATCGGCGTGGAGTCTGACAACCGTGGCCGTATCCCGGTGGACAAGGACTTCCGCACCAAGTGCCCGAATGTTTTCGCCGCGGGTGACGTGATCGGCTTCCCGTCGCTGGCTTCGGTCAGCATGGAACAGGGCCGCGTGGCCAGCGCCCGCGCCTTTGGCGATGAGACAATCCTGTCCAACCCCAGCTACTACCCCTATGGCATCTACACCATTCCAGAGATCAGCTTTATCGGCAAGACCGAGGAGCAGTTGACGGAAGAGGATGTGCCGTACGAGGTGGGAGTGGCCTACTACCGTGAGATTGCGCGCGGCCAGATTCGCGGCGATACGACCGGCCGTCTGAAGCTGATCTTCCACCGCGAAAACCACTCTCTGCTGGGTGTCCACATCATCGGCGAAGGCGCTTCGGAGCTGTTGCATATTGGCCAGGCGGTGATGGCGCTGGGCGGTACGATCGAGTACTTTGTCGACACGGTGTTCAACTACCCGACGCTGGCCGAGTGCTACAAGGTAGCGGCCTTCAACGGTCTGAACCGTGTGAGCAAGTTCGACTAG
- a CDS encoding thiamine phosphate synthase, whose amino-acid sequence MTLYAITHRKIVSQHEKASREALVALAHRCAETGVDYLQLREKDLEAAEQVSLARQLHSVLVGSRTKLLINSRLDVATAVAADGVHLTSHPGELTPFQVRKVLPHAIVSVSCHTLEDISRATGADLVLFGPVFEKSVTGEHIAAGTGLDLLHEACLAAGETPVLALGGVTPENTAACLQAGAKGIAGIRLFL is encoded by the coding sequence ATGACACTGTATGCCATCACCCATCGAAAGATAGTTTCACAGCACGAGAAAGCCTCTCGCGAAGCCCTGGTTGCCTTGGCTCACCGCTGTGCAGAAACCGGCGTGGACTATTTGCAGTTGAGAGAAAAGGACTTAGAGGCGGCCGAACAGGTTTCGCTCGCCCGGCAACTCCATTCCGTCCTTGTCGGCAGCCGTACCAAACTGCTCATCAATAGCCGGCTGGATGTCGCAACGGCTGTCGCAGCCGACGGCGTCCACCTGACCTCCCATCCAGGAGAACTGACCCCGTTTCAGGTGCGCAAGGTCCTACCTCACGCCATCGTCAGCGTCTCCTGCCACACCCTTGAAGACATCTCTCGCGCCACAGGCGCAGACCTCGTCCTCTTCGGACCCGTCTTTGAGAAATCGGTAACGGGCGAGCATATCGCCGCAGGAACCGGCCTCGACCTGCTGCACGAAGCCTGCCTCGCAGCGGGAGAAACTCCCGTCCTCGCCCTCGGCGGCGTCACTCCAGAAAACACCGCCGCCTGCCTCCAGGCCGGCGCAAAAGGAATTGCGGGCATCCGGCTCTTTCTCTGA
- a CDS encoding CocE/NonD family hydrolase, protein MKLTGLAAAVLFAAGCAFAQTTEIHNDIPGAPPPNQPAGTTTKPEWDYIKRVEMVPMRDGTKLYTVIVIPKGARNVPMILTRTPYNAAARAAAIRTPNATGNATAASPGGAATKKEDSPHMIDELGLPDEVFVNAGWIRIYQDVRGKYGSEGPYLMTPPPVGPFNATGADDITDAYDTIDWLVKNVPESNGRVGMLGSSYEGYTVQMALLNPHPALKVALPESPMTDGWMGDDWFHYGAFRENNLDYFLSQTSARGGGKRANHGAADDYTAYLERGSAGDMARYLGEEKLPYWKTVESHPAYDAFWQAQALDKLPGDKPLTVPTMWLQGLWDQEDMWGAIHSYRAAEPKDKTNTLNYLVMGPWFHSQVNREGRALGPLVWDGDTTQYFRREIMMPFFTQYLVEAAPKAATPPVLIYNTSGNHWDRFDKWPLSCDSGCEGKSKPLYLNAGNTLSWDAPKNGSQYTAYTADPANPVPYLPRPVTGDHWRTWLVTDQRFVDGRPDVLTFVTEPLKEPMRVSGTPVVNLVASTSGTDADFAVKVIDVYPETAPSEWKGYELPISLDIFRARYRKSFEKPEAFKPNEPELVKFDLPQVNHTFEAGHRIMVQVQSSLFPLYDRNPQTFVPNIFNAKPGDYKKAEQRIWHEPGKASFIEMPVVK, encoded by the coding sequence ATGAAGCTGACCGGTCTGGCTGCAGCCGTACTGTTTGCCGCTGGATGCGCTTTTGCGCAAACCACTGAGATTCACAACGACATTCCGGGTGCCCCGCCCCCCAACCAGCCGGCCGGAACCACCACCAAACCCGAGTGGGACTACATCAAGCGCGTGGAGATGGTGCCCATGCGTGACGGCACAAAGCTCTATACCGTCATCGTCATTCCCAAGGGCGCCAGAAACGTGCCCATGATCCTGACGCGCACGCCCTACAATGCCGCCGCGCGCGCTGCGGCAATCCGCACGCCGAACGCTACCGGCAACGCCACGGCAGCCAGCCCTGGTGGTGCAGCAACGAAAAAGGAAGACTCCCCGCATATGATCGACGAACTCGGCCTTCCGGACGAGGTCTTCGTCAATGCTGGCTGGATTCGCATCTACCAGGACGTCCGCGGCAAGTATGGCTCCGAAGGCCCGTACCTGATGACTCCGCCGCCCGTCGGCCCCTTCAATGCCACTGGCGCGGACGACATCACCGACGCTTACGACACGATCGACTGGCTGGTAAAGAATGTTCCCGAGTCCAATGGCCGCGTCGGCATGCTCGGCTCCAGCTATGAGGGCTACACCGTCCAGATGGCCCTGCTGAATCCGCATCCGGCGCTGAAGGTCGCCCTGCCCGAAAGCCCAATGACCGACGGATGGATGGGCGATGACTGGTTCCACTACGGCGCCTTCCGCGAGAACAATCTCGATTACTTCCTGTCGCAGACCTCCGCCCGCGGCGGCGGCAAGCGCGCGAACCACGGCGCAGCCGATGACTACACCGCTTACCTGGAGCGCGGCTCCGCTGGGGACATGGCCCGTTACCTGGGCGAGGAAAAGCTGCCCTACTGGAAGACGGTCGAGTCGCATCCTGCCTATGACGCTTTCTGGCAGGCGCAGGCACTGGACAAGCTGCCCGGCGACAAGCCCCTGACTGTGCCCACCATGTGGCTGCAGGGCCTGTGGGACCAGGAAGATATGTGGGGCGCGATCCACAGCTACCGCGCCGCGGAACCCAAGGACAAGACCAACACGCTGAACTACCTTGTCATGGGTCCCTGGTTCCACTCCCAGGTCAACCGCGAAGGCCGCGCCCTCGGCCCGCTGGTCTGGGATGGCGACACCACGCAGTACTTCCGCCGCGAGATCATGATGCCCTTCTTCACCCAGTACCTGGTGGAAGCCGCTCCTAAGGCGGCAACGCCGCCCGTGCTGATCTACAACACCAGTGGCAACCACTGGGACCGCTTCGACAAATGGCCGCTGAGTTGCGACTCCGGCTGCGAAGGCAAGTCGAAGCCGCTGTACCTGAATGCCGGCAACACGCTGAGTTGGGACGCCCCAAAAAATGGCAGCCAGTACACGGCCTACACCGCTGACCCCGCCAACCCGGTGCCCTATCTGCCCCGCCCCGTTACCGGCGATCACTGGCGCACCTGGCTGGTCACCGATCAGCGCTTCGTCGACGGTCGCCCCGATGTGCTGACCTTCGTCACCGAGCCACTGAAGGAACCCATGCGCGTGAGCGGAACGCCGGTCGTCAACCTGGTGGCCTCCACCTCCGGCACCGACGCCGACTTCGCCGTAAAGGTCATTGATGTCTACCCGGAGACCGCTCCGAGCGAATGGAAAGGATACGAGCTGCCCATCTCGCTCGACATCTTCCGCGCACGGTATCGCAAGAGCTTCGAAAAGCCTGAGGCCTTCAAACCCAACGAACCGGAACTGGTGAAGTTCGATCTGCCGCAGGTCAACCACACCTTTGAGGCCGGCCACCGCATCATGGTGCAGGTACAGTCCTCCCTGTTCCCGCTCTACGACCGCAACCCACAGACCTTCGTACCCAACATCTTCAACGCAAAGCCCGGCGACTACAAGAAAGCCGAGCAGCGCATCTGGCACGAACCCGGCAAGGCCAGCTTCATTGAAATGCCAGTCGTGAAGTAG